ACCGGGCACTGGACGCGCTCGGGCTCGACACCGACGCCGACGAACGGGCGATCAAGCGCGCCTACGCGCAGAAACTGCGCACGGCGCGCCCTGACGAAGACCCCGTGGCATTCCAGGCGCTGCACGAGGCTTACCAGGAGGCCCTGCTGTGGGTGCGCAACCGCACGCAATGGCAGGAGGAAGACGGTGCAGAAGCGCTGTCGGCCCCACCTGCAGACAACAGCCCACCCGGCCCACCGGCGCTGTACGACAGCCATTCGTCGATGGACCACATGCCGGTGCTGCATCGTCCATGCACGTTCGACACCGACCTGCCGGACGATGTGGTGGAGCCGTCATTGAACCTGCCCCGGTTTGCGCGTCTGCTGATCAACACCGCGACCGATGCCGACCCGGCCAGCTTCGAGCACTGGCTGGCCCATCGTCCGGAGCTGTGGTCATTGGCCGACAGGCCGCGTATCGGTGACGTGGTATTGCAGCAGCTGCTGCACGAGGGCCGGCCGCTGTGCGAGTCCAACTTCGATCTGCTCGGTCGATACTTCTGCTGGGATGAGATCCGGGCTGATATCGATCCCTACCGCGTCCGCGCACGGCGCAACCTGCTGCATCGCCACTGGCAGCTGCAGCCGCGCAACCACGCGGCCCTCACCGCAGCCCTGGACCGACCGCACGACCGGGTGTCCGCTATCGAGGCGCATGCCCGCGTGGAACGCTTGACCCGACCATGGCACTGGCTGCAATCGCTGCTGTCGGCCAGCGTGCCCGGGCGTGCTGCCACCATGCGGCACACGATGCAGCGTCTGGGGGTGCATGGCGTCCGTGACACGCTGGCGCCATTGGACGGGGATCAGGTCGCCTTCTGGATGGCGATATCCGAACCCAGGCGCTTCAATCTCATGAAGATGCAGGTGGCAATTGTCCGCTGCCTGCTGGGCGCTCTCGTCGTGCTGGCCGTCCTGGCGGCGCTGGCCTTGCTGGGTGATGCCGCTCGACCCATCGCGATCAGCACGTCCAGCATGAAACACGTGGCAATCCATGCCTCGGTGGTCATCGTGTCTGGCGTCCTCATGCTGACACCCTTCGTTGGAGGGACTCCATCGCGGACGGCGTCCGCGCCAGCGCCCGTCGAGCGACCGTCGCCGCTTGATGGACTCGGCATGCTCACGCACGGGCCTCGTCCGCGCAGGCCAGCCCGTTCCTTCGCCGTTGTCCGCCAGATGGACCCCGGCACAGAGGGGGGGTGAGTGGCGACGGGTTATTTCTCCCGCCGCCAGTTGATCGAACCACGGTTTTCCACCGTGCTCGATTCCACTTCCACGTCGAAGCCGCGGCGCAGCAGGTACTTCAGCGTGATCACCGAACCGGCACCGACCAGCGATACTCCGTAGCCGACGTACAGCTTGGGCGAGATGTACTTGCCGACACCGATCACCGAGCCGCCCAGCGCGCGCGACTGGCTCACACCGGCGTCGTCCAGGCCCAGCTTGGCACCCAGCTGCGACGCCAGCAGGCCGCTGCCGGCCGAGAGTGCCGCCGAGGCCGCGTTGACCTGCTGGGCCTGGTCGCTGCTGGCACCGGTCAGGCTGCGACCCAGCACCAGATAGGCCAGTGCTTCGGACTGCGACATCGCCGGCTCGGACCACACGTCCGCACGCGGCTGCTGCGCACGCCCGGTCACGTCGATGCCGGCAGTGACATCACCGATCCGGCGCTCGGCACGGATGTTGATGCGCGGGTCGGACACCGCGTTGTAGTTCCAGGTGAGGTTGCCACGGGTGATGGTCAGGTCCTGCCCGTACGCCTTGTAGCGGCCACTGACTTCCAGCCCGCCGTTGGCGGTCATTTCGCGGCCAGGCTTGGCCCAGACCTGCATCTTGCCGGTCAGCGCGCCCTTCAGGCCGAAGCCGGTCATCTTCACCTTGTCGCCGAGGCTGACCGTCAGGTCCATGTCCAGCGGCGAGGTGCGCGACTCTTCCGGATCGGCCGGGTCGAGCACCACCACGTCTTCGGACACCGAGGTGCCACGGTCCAGGCGCTCAAGGTCGATGTCGGCCTCGGGCACGTGCACGGTGCCACGCAGCTCCATCGCCGCCTTGGCCAGGGTGAAGTCGAGGTTGGGATTGGCGACGATGCGCAGTTCGCTGGTGTTGGACAGCAGCACGTTCTCGCCGTGGATCTTCAGCTGCAGCGGCTGCGCATCGCCGAACCAGGACAGGCCACCATCCACGTACAGCGTGCCCTGGCCGGAGTTGGCCTGCGCAGTGATCTTCGCCGAGCCATCGGGCTGCGCCACGAAGCTGCCCTTGCCCTGGTCGAAGGTCAGGCCCAGTGCCGGGAATTCACCCTTGAAGTTGCTCAGCTGCGCGTCGCCACCCAGCGACGGCTGGCCACGCGTACCGCGCAGGCTGACGTGGCCTTCGATCAGGCCGGTCGGGCGCACGATGTCCGGCGAGAACAGCTCCAGCCAGTACAGCCGCGACATGTTGAGGTAGAGCTCGCCGTTCAACGGCGCGCTGGCTTCCCAGCCGGTCTGCATCTTCGCGTCGACGAAGCCGTTGCCCTGGAAGCCCATGCCCAGGTAGCCCTTGATGCTGGCTGGGGTCATGTCGAGTTTCAGCGAGAACTGGTCATATCGCACCAGCTCGCCACGGGTGGTATCGCCCACGGTGTTGCGGTTCTCGCCCAGGCGCACGCCGCCTTCCTTCGAGCGCACTTCCACGTGGCCTTCCCAGGCATTGCCGCGCGGGCGGATCTGCGCGTCCAGGCTGACATCGCCGCGCAGGTAGATGCGGCGGCCGGACTGCGGCGGCAACCACGGCTGCACCAGTGCCAACGGCAACGCATCACTGCGCACCACCAGGCCCTCGCGCGGCCAGTTGGCCTGTGCGCACAGTGCGCCGCTGCTGGCGGCGGCCAGGCAGGCCTCGGACAGCGTGTAGGTTCCGCCGTTGATCGCGAACGCCGCCGGTGCACGAAGCGACCAGGCATCGCCCTTCACCGGCGCGATGCGCAGCGAAGCCAGTTCGCCGCGCCACTGCGTGCCCTGCTGGCGCACGCTGCCCTGCAGCTCGACCGCGCCCATCTCGTTGCGGGTCTGCGCCGCCAGGCGCAGGTTGGAGACACTGCCCTGCGCGTCCACATTCAAGCGTTCCAGCAGCATGCCGGCGTTGACCTGCTGGCCCTGCACCGCCAGCGAGCCGCTGTCGCCGCGCCACGGCAGGTGGCCCTTGATGCTCACGCTTTCGGCGCCGTAGCCATCCCAGTTGAGGTTGTTGCCGACCAGGTCGGCGGTGATGTCCGGTGCATCGCGCGGGCCCTTCACCTGCACCTGGCCGCGCAGGCCACCATCGGCGCCCGGCAGCAGATCGCTCAGCTGCAGCGGTTCGAAACGCGCATCGATGTCGAGGCGGTCACCGACCTTGCCCGACGCGGTCACCCGGCTGCTGCCCAGCGACAGCTTCAGGTCACCCTGGCCCTGCGCGCCCTGCAACGCGAACTTGCCCTGCGCGTCGAGGTTGCGCTGGCGCAGCATGCCCTTCAGCGACGGCAGATCGACCGTGGCTTCGAGCGTGCCGGCGGTACCCGGCGGCGCATTGGCCGGCGGCGGCAGCTGGCGGCCCTTCGAGGCCAGGTTGCCGGACAGGCGGCCATTCCAGCCCGGCACGAAATAGCCGGGGTCGAAGTCCTTCAGCGTGGCCTTGGCATCCCAGTCCAGCTGCGGTGCCCACGCCACCTGGCCTTCCACCTGCAGCTGGCCACCCGGGGTCTGTGCCTGCAGCTGGTGGATCGACGCGGCCTGGTCGTTGCCGCGCACATCGAAGCGCAGCTGTGCCTTCTGCGCATCACGCTCGACCTCGGCACGGCCGATCGCCGCCCAGGCCTTGAGGGTACCGGCCAGTCCGAAGCGCGCTTCCTTCAGGGTGACCGGCACCGGTGCGCTGCCGGCCGTGTTCGGATCGGGCGCCGGCACGTAGGTCAGATCGCGTGCGACCACCGAGAAGTTGAGCTTCTGCTGGTCTTCCTGGCTGAAATCGGCCGTGCCTTCCAGCCGCGCTTCGCCGCCAAGCCCCTTCACCAGCAGTGGTGAAACCTTCAGCACCTGGTCCTGCAGCGACACCACCGACGGTGCCAGCTCCAGTTCCTGATCGCCCTGCTTGATCCTGCCGTGCAGGTTGGCGTTGCCGCCCTTGCCGGCCGCGGTGAAATCCAGTGCCAGCGGTGCGATCGCCGTGCTCGCCAGTGCCGGCGACAGCAGCGCCAGGTCCAGTTCGTCGCTGCGCACCGTGGCGTTCCAGGTCGGGTCGGTACGGCCATCGAACACCAGCATCGCGTGCAGCGGCTTCGGCGCGCGCCCGGCTACGGCCACCTCCATGTGCGCCAGGTCGCCACGAGCGACCAGGCCGACGGTGGCGGCGGTACGTCCACGCGGCGCCGGCAGCACGGCAGTGACGGTCACGTCGGTGTCGTAGTCCTTGGCCGGGATATAGCGGCCCTGGGCGGTGAAATTGCCCATGTCGCTGTCCACCACCAGTTTGTGCGCCTGGAACTCGCCGTTGGCGATCTCGATGCCGCCACGCACGCGGCTGATGTCGATCACCGGCTCGTTGGCCTGGCTGATGCGGAAGCCATCGATGGCGATGGCGTCGGCCTGGATCGCCAGCGGCATCTCGATCTGCGGCAGCGAATCCGGCCACGACGGCAGCTTGAACGGCTCCTCACTCTTGGCCAGGTTCAGCGTCGCGTTGGTCAGCTCCAGCTTGTCCAGCAGCAGCTTGCGACCCAGCAGCGGGCGCAGGTCCGGCTCCAGGTGCGCGCGTTCTGCATGGAAATGGATGTCGTCGTAGCGGAAGTCGACGTTGTACAGGGTCAGCGGGCCGGCCACCGGGCCGTCCACCTTGTCCCAGGTGAAGCTGGCGCCCACCGGCAGCCGCGCCACCACCTGCGCCAGCAGCACGTCACGGCCGGCCACGGTCTGCAGCAACCAGTAAACCGCCAGCAGGGCCAGCAGCACCAGGCCTAATACGCCAACGCCCGACCAGGCCCAGAAGCGGCGGCGGCGATAGAAGCGCACGCGCGGCGGCGGCGTGTTCGGGCTCGGTGCGGGCGTGCTC
This genomic window from Stenotrophomonas maltophilia contains:
- a CDS encoding translocation/assembly module TamB domain-containing protein, giving the protein MSTPAPSPNTPPPRVRFYRRRRFWAWSGVGVLGLVLLALLAVYWLLQTVAGRDVLLAQVVARLPVGASFTWDKVDGPVAGPLTLYNVDFRYDDIHFHAERAHLEPDLRPLLGRKLLLDKLELTNATLNLAKSEEPFKLPSWPDSLPQIEMPLAIQADAIAIDGFRISQANEPVIDISRVRGGIEIANGEFQAHKLVVDSDMGNFTAQGRYIPAKDYDTDVTVTAVLPAPRGRTAATVGLVARGDLAHMEVAVAGRAPKPLHAMLVFDGRTDPTWNATVRSDELDLALLSPALASTAIAPLALDFTAAGKGGNANLHGRIKQGDQELELAPSVVSLQDQVLKVSPLLVKGLGGEARLEGTADFSQEDQQKLNFSVVARDLTYVPAPDPNTAGSAPVPVTLKEARFGLAGTLKAWAAIGRAEVERDAQKAQLRFDVRGNDQAASIHQLQAQTPGGQLQVEGQVAWAPQLDWDAKATLKDFDPGYFVPGWNGRLSGNLASKGRQLPPPANAPPGTAGTLEATVDLPSLKGMLRQRNLDAQGKFALQGAQGQGDLKLSLGSSRVTASGKVGDRLDIDARFEPLQLSDLLPGADGGLRGQVQVKGPRDAPDITADLVGNNLNWDGYGAESVSIKGHLPWRGDSGSLAVQGQQVNAGMLLERLNVDAQGSVSNLRLAAQTRNEMGAVELQGSVRQQGTQWRGELASLRIAPVKGDAWSLRAPAAFAINGGTYTLSEACLAAASSGALCAQANWPREGLVVRSDALPLALVQPWLPPQSGRRIYLRGDVSLDAQIRPRGNAWEGHVEVRSKEGGVRLGENRNTVGDTTRGELVRYDQFSLKLDMTPASIKGYLGMGFQGNGFVDAKMQTGWEASAPLNGELYLNMSRLYWLELFSPDIVRPTGLIEGHVSLRGTRGQPSLGGDAQLSNFKGEFPALGLTFDQGKGSFVAQPDGSAKITAQANSGQGTLYVDGGLSWFGDAQPLQLKIHGENVLLSNTSELRIVANPNLDFTLAKAAMELRGTVHVPEADIDLERLDRGTSVSEDVVVLDPADPEESRTSPLDMDLTVSLGDKVKMTGFGLKGALTGKMQVWAKPGREMTANGGLEVSGRYKAYGQDLTITRGNLTWNYNAVSDPRINIRAERRIGDVTAGIDVTGRAQQPRADVWSEPAMSQSEALAYLVLGRSLTGASSDQAQQVNAASAALSAGSGLLASQLGAKLGLDDAGVSQSRALGGSVIGVGKYISPKLYVGYGVSLVGAGSVITLKYLLRRGFDVEVESSTVENRGSINWRREK
- a CDS encoding transmembrane chaperone heat shock protein, with amino-acid sequence MNRALDALGLDTDADERAIKRAYAQKLRTARPDEDPVAFQALHEAYQEALLWVRNRTQWQEEDGAEALSAPPADNSPPGPPALYDSHSSMDHMPVLHRPCTFDTDLPDDVVEPSLNLPRFARLLINTATDADPASFEHWLAHRPELWSLADRPRIGDVVLQQLLHEGRPLCESNFDLLGRYFCWDEIRADIDPYRVRARRNLLHRHWQLQPRNHAALTAALDRPHDRVSAIEAHARVERLTRPWHWLQSLLSASVPGRAATMRHTMQRLGVHGVRDTLAPLDGDQVAFWMAISEPRRFNLMKMQVAIVRCLLGALVVLAVLAALALLGDAARPIAISTSSMKHVAIHASVVIVSGVLMLTPFVGGTPSRTASAPAPVERPSPLDGLGMLTHGPRPRRPARSFAVVRQMDPGTEGG